In the genome of Monodelphis domestica isolate mMonDom1 chromosome 2, mMonDom1.pri, whole genome shotgun sequence, one region contains:
- the SENP3 gene encoding sentrin-specific protease 3 isoform X2, which produces MRIRVAAWEWAAAGYLKMKENFQGNRPWRPNPPGTSPVFPSPRRERLRWPPPPKPLLKSGGGFGPDPGTGTTVPANRLPTPRPSFDASASEEDDEDEEEEDDEEEVVAWGLPPSWGQLGTPQHPRPSRPPPRRACSQQRRRRAMRAFRMLLYSKSSSLTFHWKLWGRLRGRRRGPPHPKNLLPSREGGAAPPATSPSCRLDSPRGPPQAGLGLLGALMAEEGVRASPTLPSGSSQEEDGHEWVQRSPQPLETDAGLLQCSLPNGFGGTSGVDGELSLAPPDASILISNVCSIGERTAQELFQGSEVGAAEEQERPGEKAGQHSPLREEHVTCVQSILDEFLQTYGSLIPLSTDEVVEKLEDIFQQEFSTPSRKGLVQQLIQSYQRMPGNAMVRGFRVAYKRHVLTMDDLGTLYGQNWLNDQVMNMYGDLVMDTVPEKVHFFNSFFYDKLRTKGYDGVKRWTKNVDIFNKELLLIPIHLEVHWSLISVDVRQRTITYFDSQRTLNRRCPKHIAKYLQAEAVKKDRLDFHQGWKGYFKMNVARQNNDSDCGAFVLQYCKYLALSQPFSFTQQDMPKLRRQIYKELCHCKLTV; this is translated from the exons ATGCGCATTCGAGTGGCGGCGTGGGAGTGGGCCGCTGCAG GTTACTTGAAGATGAAAGAGAACTTCCAAGGGAATCGGCCCTGGAGGCCAAATCCCCCTGGAACATCCCCAGTCTTTCCATCTCCCCGTCGAGAACGCCTCCGTTGGCCTCCTCCTCCCAAACCTCTGTTAAAGTCAGGTGGGGGGTTTGGGCCAGACCCAGGGACTGGGACCACAGTCCCTGCCAATCGACTCCCTACCCCTCGACCCTCCTTTGATGCTTCAGCCAGTGAAGAAGATGATgaggatgaagaagaagaggaTGATGAAGAGGAGGTGGTGGCCTGGGGACTTCCTCCAAGCTGGGGCCAGCTAGGAACCCCTCAGCATCCCCGACCTTCCCGTCCTCCACCCCGTCGAGCTTGTTCTCAGCAGCGGCGTCGCCGAGCTATGAGAGCCTTTCGAATGCTGCTGTACTCTAAGAGCTCCTCCTTGACATTCCACTGGAAGCTGTGGGGTCGACTAAGGGGCCGTCGGCGAGGTCCTCCACATCCTAAGAACCTCCTCCCTTCCCGGGAAGGAGGAGCAGCTCCTCCTGCCACATCCCCCAGCTGCAGGCTTGACTCACCAAGGGGACCTCCCCAAGCTGGTCTGGGGCTTTTAGGGGCACTGATGGCTGAAGAAGGGGTTAGGGCATCTCCCACATTGCCCAGTGGGTCATCTCAGGAGGAAGATGGACATGAGTGGGTCCAGAGGTCCCCCCAGCCTCTTGAAACTGATGCAG GTCTCCTTCAATGTTCTCTGCCTAATGGCTTTGGGGGAACATCTGGAGTGGATGGGGAGCTGAGCCTGGCACCTCCTGATGCTAGCATCCTCATCAGTAATGTATGTAGCATTGGAGAACGAACTGCCCAGGAGTTGTTCCAAGGATCTGAAGTAGGAGCTGCTGAGGAGCAGGAACGTCCAGGAGAGAAGGCAGGGCAGCATAGCCCCCTTCGGGAGGAACATGTGACCTGTGTGCAGA GCATCCTTGATGAATTTCTTCAGACATATGGCAGCCTCATTCCTCTTAGCACAGATGAAGTAGTAGAGAAACTGGAAGATATTTTCCAGCAAGAGTTCTCCACACCTTCTAG AAAAGGGTTAGTTCAGCAGCTGATCCAGTCATACCAACGTATGCCAGGCAACGCTATGGTGAGAGGCTTTCGTGTGGCCTATAAGCGGCACGTGCTGACCATGGATGACCTGGGGACCTTGTACGGGCAGAACTGGCTTAATGACCAG GTGATGAATATGTATGGAGACCTAGTAATGGACACTGTCCCAGAGAAG GTTCATTTCTTCAACAGTTTCTTCTATGACAAACTCCGTACCAAGGGTTATGATGGAGTGAAAAGGTGGACCAAAAAT gTGGATATCTTCAATAAGGAACTCCTGTTGATCCCTATCCACCTGGAAGTACACTGGTCACTCATTTCTGTGGATGTGAGACAGCGGACCATCACCTATTTTGACTCACAGCGTACCCTTAACCGAAGATGTCCCAAG CATATTGCTAAGTACCTACAGGCTGAGGCAGTGAAGAAGGATCGGCTAGATTTCCACCAGGGATGGAAGGGTTACTTCAAGATG AATGTAGCCAGACAAAATAATGACAGTGACTGTGGTGCCTTTGTATTGCAG TATTGCAAGTACCTGGCCCTGTCTCAGCCCTTCAGCTTCACACAGCAGGACATGCCCAAACTTCGTCGGCAGATCTACAAAGAGCTGTGTCACTGCAAACTCACTGTGTGA
- the TNFSF13 gene encoding tumor necrosis factor ligand superfamily member 13, translated as MSPLLSPRALPGQIGGPRQDPALSVSLWLSWGTALGVAACAVALLTQQAELQTLRGEVAQLKGNGGSHQKGHRQPLLFPQKQDTDELEALKHEEISRRKRAVIIQEHRHKRKHSVLHLIPINSTSREDSDVTEIIWEPALRHGGGLEPQGHVVGVRETGMYLLYSQVLFHDVTFTMGQVVYREGQGKEILSRCVCSMPSDLHQAYNSCYTAGVFQLYQGDILNLIVPRAGAKLDLTPHGTFLGLVKL; from the exons ATGTCTCCTTTGCTATCTCCCAGGGCCCTCCCTGGGCAAATAGGGGGTCCAAGGCAGGACCCAGCACTTTCGGTTTCCCTTTGGTTGAGTTGGGGGACAGCCTTAGGGGTGGCAGCTTGTGCAGTGGCACTACTAACTCAGCAAGCAGAGCTCCAGACCCTGAGGGGAGAGGTGGCCCAGCTGAAAGGGAATGGAGGGTCTCACCAGAAGGGACATAGGCAACCCTTGCTCTTCCCCCAGAAGCAG GACACTGATGAACTGGAAGCTTTGAAGCATGAGGAAATATCTCGAAGGAAGAGAGCAGTCATCATCCAAGAACATCGGCACAAGA ggAAACATTCAGTTCTGCACCTTATTCCCATTAACAGTACCTCCAGAG AGGATTCTGATGTGACAGAGATAATATGGGAGCCTGCACTGAGGCATGGTGGAGGTCTGGAACCACAAGGACATGTTGTTGGAGTCCGTGAAACTGGAATGTATCTCCTGTACAGCCAG GTGCTGTTTCATGATGTAACTTTCACCATGGGTCAGGTGGTGTATCGAGAGGGCCAAGGAAAAGAGATCTTATCCCGATGTGTCTGTAGCATGCCCTCTGACCTCCACCAGGCCTATAACAGCTGCTACACTGCAG GTGTATTCCAGCTATACCAAGGGGACATTTTGAATCTCATAGTTCCTCGGGCAGGAGCCAAACTTGATCTTACTCCCCATGGTACTTTCTTGGGTCTGGTGAAACTTTGA
- the SENP3 gene encoding sentrin-specific protease 3 isoform X1, producing MLSSNHTRAGGASASFQGYLKMKENFQGNRPWRPNPPGTSPVFPSPRRERLRWPPPPKPLLKSGGGFGPDPGTGTTVPANRLPTPRPSFDASASEEDDEDEEEEDDEEEVVAWGLPPSWGQLGTPQHPRPSRPPPRRACSQQRRRRAMRAFRMLLYSKSSSLTFHWKLWGRLRGRRRGPPHPKNLLPSREGGAAPPATSPSCRLDSPRGPPQAGLGLLGALMAEEGVRASPTLPSGSSQEEDGHEWVQRSPQPLETDAGLLQCSLPNGFGGTSGVDGELSLAPPDASILISNVCSIGERTAQELFQGSEVGAAEEQERPGEKAGQHSPLREEHVTCVQSILDEFLQTYGSLIPLSTDEVVEKLEDIFQQEFSTPSRKGLVQQLIQSYQRMPGNAMVRGFRVAYKRHVLTMDDLGTLYGQNWLNDQVMNMYGDLVMDTVPEKVHFFNSFFYDKLRTKGYDGVKRWTKNVDIFNKELLLIPIHLEVHWSLISVDVRQRTITYFDSQRTLNRRCPKHIAKYLQAEAVKKDRLDFHQGWKGYFKMNVARQNNDSDCGAFVLQYCKYLALSQPFSFTQQDMPKLRRQIYKELCHCKLTV from the exons ATGCTCAGCTCTAACCACACCCGTGCTGGAGGGGCTTCTGCCTCTTTCCAGG GTTACTTGAAGATGAAAGAGAACTTCCAAGGGAATCGGCCCTGGAGGCCAAATCCCCCTGGAACATCCCCAGTCTTTCCATCTCCCCGTCGAGAACGCCTCCGTTGGCCTCCTCCTCCCAAACCTCTGTTAAAGTCAGGTGGGGGGTTTGGGCCAGACCCAGGGACTGGGACCACAGTCCCTGCCAATCGACTCCCTACCCCTCGACCCTCCTTTGATGCTTCAGCCAGTGAAGAAGATGATgaggatgaagaagaagaggaTGATGAAGAGGAGGTGGTGGCCTGGGGACTTCCTCCAAGCTGGGGCCAGCTAGGAACCCCTCAGCATCCCCGACCTTCCCGTCCTCCACCCCGTCGAGCTTGTTCTCAGCAGCGGCGTCGCCGAGCTATGAGAGCCTTTCGAATGCTGCTGTACTCTAAGAGCTCCTCCTTGACATTCCACTGGAAGCTGTGGGGTCGACTAAGGGGCCGTCGGCGAGGTCCTCCACATCCTAAGAACCTCCTCCCTTCCCGGGAAGGAGGAGCAGCTCCTCCTGCCACATCCCCCAGCTGCAGGCTTGACTCACCAAGGGGACCTCCCCAAGCTGGTCTGGGGCTTTTAGGGGCACTGATGGCTGAAGAAGGGGTTAGGGCATCTCCCACATTGCCCAGTGGGTCATCTCAGGAGGAAGATGGACATGAGTGGGTCCAGAGGTCCCCCCAGCCTCTTGAAACTGATGCAG GTCTCCTTCAATGTTCTCTGCCTAATGGCTTTGGGGGAACATCTGGAGTGGATGGGGAGCTGAGCCTGGCACCTCCTGATGCTAGCATCCTCATCAGTAATGTATGTAGCATTGGAGAACGAACTGCCCAGGAGTTGTTCCAAGGATCTGAAGTAGGAGCTGCTGAGGAGCAGGAACGTCCAGGAGAGAAGGCAGGGCAGCATAGCCCCCTTCGGGAGGAACATGTGACCTGTGTGCAGA GCATCCTTGATGAATTTCTTCAGACATATGGCAGCCTCATTCCTCTTAGCACAGATGAAGTAGTAGAGAAACTGGAAGATATTTTCCAGCAAGAGTTCTCCACACCTTCTAG AAAAGGGTTAGTTCAGCAGCTGATCCAGTCATACCAACGTATGCCAGGCAACGCTATGGTGAGAGGCTTTCGTGTGGCCTATAAGCGGCACGTGCTGACCATGGATGACCTGGGGACCTTGTACGGGCAGAACTGGCTTAATGACCAG GTGATGAATATGTATGGAGACCTAGTAATGGACACTGTCCCAGAGAAG GTTCATTTCTTCAACAGTTTCTTCTATGACAAACTCCGTACCAAGGGTTATGATGGAGTGAAAAGGTGGACCAAAAAT gTGGATATCTTCAATAAGGAACTCCTGTTGATCCCTATCCACCTGGAAGTACACTGGTCACTCATTTCTGTGGATGTGAGACAGCGGACCATCACCTATTTTGACTCACAGCGTACCCTTAACCGAAGATGTCCCAAG CATATTGCTAAGTACCTACAGGCTGAGGCAGTGAAGAAGGATCGGCTAGATTTCCACCAGGGATGGAAGGGTTACTTCAAGATG AATGTAGCCAGACAAAATAATGACAGTGACTGTGGTGCCTTTGTATTGCAG TATTGCAAGTACCTGGCCCTGTCTCAGCCCTTCAGCTTCACACAGCAGGACATGCCCAAACTTCGTCGGCAGATCTACAAAGAGCTGTGTCACTGCAAACTCACTGTGTGA
- the TNFSF13 gene encoding tumor necrosis factor ligand superfamily member 13 isoform X1 — MSPLLSPRALPGQIGGPRQDPALSVSLWLSWGTALGVAACAVALLTQQAELQTLRGEVAQLKGNGGSHQKGHRQPLLFPQKQQDTDELEALKHEEISRRKRAVIIQEHRHKRKHSVLHLIPINSTSREDSDVTEIIWEPALRHGGGLEPQGHVVGVRETGMYLLYSQVLFHDVTFTMGQVVYREGQGKEILSRCVCSMPSDLHQAYNSCYTAGVFQLYQGDILNLIVPRAGAKLDLTPHGTFLGLVKL, encoded by the exons ATGTCTCCTTTGCTATCTCCCAGGGCCCTCCCTGGGCAAATAGGGGGTCCAAGGCAGGACCCAGCACTTTCGGTTTCCCTTTGGTTGAGTTGGGGGACAGCCTTAGGGGTGGCAGCTTGTGCAGTGGCACTACTAACTCAGCAAGCAGAGCTCCAGACCCTGAGGGGAGAGGTGGCCCAGCTGAAAGGGAATGGAGGGTCTCACCAGAAGGGACATAGGCAACCCTTGCTCTTCCCCCAGAAGCAG CAGGACACTGATGAACTGGAAGCTTTGAAGCATGAGGAAATATCTCGAAGGAAGAGAGCAGTCATCATCCAAGAACATCGGCACAAGA ggAAACATTCAGTTCTGCACCTTATTCCCATTAACAGTACCTCCAGAG AGGATTCTGATGTGACAGAGATAATATGGGAGCCTGCACTGAGGCATGGTGGAGGTCTGGAACCACAAGGACATGTTGTTGGAGTCCGTGAAACTGGAATGTATCTCCTGTACAGCCAG GTGCTGTTTCATGATGTAACTTTCACCATGGGTCAGGTGGTGTATCGAGAGGGCCAAGGAAAAGAGATCTTATCCCGATGTGTCTGTAGCATGCCCTCTGACCTCCACCAGGCCTATAACAGCTGCTACACTGCAG GTGTATTCCAGCTATACCAAGGGGACATTTTGAATCTCATAGTTCCTCGGGCAGGAGCCAAACTTGATCTTACTCCCCATGGTACTTTCTTGGGTCTGGTGAAACTTTGA